The following coding sequences are from one Verrucosispora sp. WMMD573 window:
- a CDS encoding ABC transporter ATP-binding protein yields MSDGLVLDRVSAAYRDTTVLHEVDLSVARGELLVVLGPSGAGKSTVLRVVAGLEPVTAGRVRIADRDVTGERPGRRNVSMVFQSYALFPHLTVVENIAFGLEVRDTPRRLARERARAAAETVGCAGLLDRRPGQLSGGERQRVALARALVREPDVFLLDEPLSNLDLALRAEMRTELRALHDRLGATMVHVTHDQTEALVLADRIAVLRAGRVEQVGTPDEIWRSPATSFVARFVGSPAMNLLPADGPLRPRGDAPTLTDEEPLEIGFRPEAVTLDAAEGTPATVDRVEVIGEDAFAYLRLAAGHQVVARMPAARRPERGATVRLDVPWADTHLFHTVTGRRYQP; encoded by the coding sequence GTGAGCGACGGGCTCGTCCTCGACAGGGTCAGCGCCGCCTACCGCGACACCACCGTGCTGCACGAGGTGGACCTCAGCGTCGCCCGGGGTGAGCTGCTGGTGGTGCTCGGCCCCTCCGGTGCCGGCAAGTCGACGGTGCTGCGGGTGGTCGCCGGGTTGGAACCGGTCACCGCCGGGCGGGTCCGCATCGCCGACCGCGACGTCACCGGGGAGCGACCCGGCCGACGCAACGTGTCGATGGTCTTCCAGTCGTACGCCCTGTTCCCGCACCTGACCGTGGTCGAGAACATCGCCTTCGGGCTGGAGGTACGCGACACCCCACGCCGACTGGCCCGCGAGCGGGCCCGGGCGGCGGCCGAGACGGTGGGCTGCGCCGGGCTGCTCGACCGGCGGCCCGGGCAGCTCTCCGGTGGGGAACGTCAACGGGTCGCCCTGGCCCGGGCGTTGGTCCGCGAACCGGACGTGTTCCTGCTCGATGAGCCGCTGTCCAACCTGGACCTGGCGCTGCGCGCCGAGATGCGGACCGAGCTGCGGGCCCTGCACGACCGGCTCGGGGCGACAATGGTGCACGTCACCCACGACCAGACCGAGGCGCTGGTACTCGCCGACCGGATCGCGGTGCTGCGTGCGGGTCGGGTCGAGCAGGTGGGCACCCCGGACGAGATCTGGCGTAGCCCGGCGACCAGCTTCGTGGCCCGGTTCGTCGGCTCGCCGGCGATGAACCTGCTGCCGGCGGACGGGCCGCTGCGACCACGAGGCGACGCGCCGACGCTGACGGACGAGGAGCCGCTGGAGATCGGGTTCCGCCCCGAGGCGGTCACCCTCGACGCGGCCGAGGGCACCCCGGCCACAGTCGATCGGGTCGAGGTGATCGGTGAGGACGCCTTCGCGTACCTCCGCCTCGCCGCCGGGCACCAGGTGGTCGCCCGGATGCCGGCCGCCCGCCGGCCCGAGCGGGGCGCGACCGTGCGCCTCGACGTGCCTTGGGCGGACACGCACCTGTTCCACACCGTCACCGGCCGCCGGTACCAGCCGTGA